A single window of Aspergillus puulaauensis MK2 DNA, chromosome 5, nearly complete sequence DNA harbors:
- a CDS encoding alpha/beta hydrolase (CAZy:CE10;~COG:S;~EggNog:ENOG410PWXY;~InterPro:IPR029058,IPR013094;~PFAM:PF12697;~go_function: GO:0016787 - hydrolase activity [Evidence IEA]), whose protein sequence is MRSQNYPFKSCEGELQVSATVHWSEEAKKDGLYSIALAFHGGGFVVGSRHMLPEEQIQYLADAGYVVVSADYRLCPQVSLYEGPIEDAKDAYRWCKSHLPGLLKQDAGLEVDGSRIAVFGHSAGGCLALHLGSLPDPPSAILDFYGVKYTTDPFWFQPLPALAMIPPLDEAFLNQIYQEPVLSHTGLSLEGASKTRDRPKTKGLPKPDLSVPRNAWLFSSLKNGTHFSSIVKDGDYQRVDPVRLFSDKSPPTFFVHGNADGMVSAIFSVKAHEELQRLGVETGIVLPEGKSHGFDVGVGPEDADFASIRAGLDFLIRHK, encoded by the exons ATGCGTTCCCAGAATTATCCTTTCAAATCCTGTGAAGGAGAGCTGCAGGTATCCGCCACTGTTCATTGGTCtgaggaggcgaagaaggatggCTTGTACAGTATAG CTCTCGCTTTCCATGGGGGCGGCTTTGTTGTCGGCTCTAGACATATGCTGCCGGAAGAGCAAATCCAGTACCTGGCAGATGCCGGGTATGTGGTCGTCTCGGCTGATTACCGCCTCTGTCCGCAGGTGTCCTTGTATGAGGGCCCGATAGAGGATGCCAAGGATGCATACAGGTGGTGCAAATCGCATCTTCCAGGACTGTTGAAGCAGGACGCCGGTTTGGAGGTGGATGGTTCCCGAATTGCAGTATTTGGCCATTCAGCCGGCGGATGTCTGGCGTTGCACCTG GGCTCGCTTCCAGATCCACCATCTGCAATTCTCGACTTTTATGGTGTGAAGTATACCACCGACCCATTCTGGTTCCAACCATTGCCAGCACTGGCAATGATTCCCCCTCTGGATGAAGCCTTCCTGAATCAAATCTACCAGGAGCCTGTACTTTCTCACACAGGGCTTTCTTTAGAAGGCGCATCCAAAACCAGAGATCGACCAAAGACCAAGGGCCTTCCCAAGCCGGACCTGTCGGTTCCGAGGAATGCATGGCTTTTTAGTAGTCTGAAGAATGGAACTCACTTCTCATCCATCGTTAAAGACGGTGATTACCAGCGTGTGGACCCGGTGAGGTTGTTTTCTGACAAATCTCCCCCGACATTCTTTGTCCACGGCAACGCAGATGGAATGGTATCCGCAATATTTAGTGTGAAGGCCCATGAGGAATTGCAGCGTCTTGGGGTTGAGACGGGAATTGTGCTCCCTGAAGGAAAGAGTCACGGATtcgatgttggtgttgggccCGAAGACGCCGATTTTGCGAGCATCCGTGCTGGCCTCGATTTCTTGATCCGCCATAAGTAG
- a CDS encoding carotenoid oxygenase family protein (COG:Q;~EggNog:ENOG410PJZ5;~InterPro:IPR004294;~PFAM:PF03055;~go_function: GO:0016702 - oxidoreductase activity, acting on single donors with incorporation of molecular oxygen, incorporation of two atoms of oxygen [Evidence IEA];~go_process: GO:0055114 - oxidation-reduction process [Evidence IEA]), which yields MPDIAEVTEKLQPQAEVAFPKTPFFEGSELPCRFEGEVYNCVVRGTIPKEVDGTYYRCMPDALWAPQYEDDVFINGDGAIDAIRIHDGHADFKQKYVRTSKFVIERAARQAVFGKYRNRYTDDPRVKHEIHSTANTHIIFFEKQLLALKEDSPPYAMDPDTLETKGAYDFHGQYTAPTFTAHPKIDASNGEMMTMGYEAKGDGTTDVAYYLFSKEGKKLEECWFKGPYIGMMHDMAATDKWVVFTIPPLQAQSLESLKAGSKHFAWAEDKPLTFGILPRYNPKPEDIRWFTYKNAFYGHTGNAFDGDDGCVYLDAPLTYFNKFWFFPPVGQDPMTAPSGKPPGRDQLQSHYVRWRFDPNATDPRVEPVELVNADGEMPKVDDRFAGKPYNTLFLAMHDPTKENGPVGGIYNAIAKCDVNTGKLVHWSAGDHTAIHEVAFIPRTPDSPEADGFLVTIANRRDTKLSCILILDAQKLAEGPLAIIELPFRLRNGIHGSWVPSTELPSDNDLCDMSGVTDKIRRAYAGKPVSFPKFKA from the exons ATGCCCGACATTGCAGAAGTCACTGAGAAACTCCAGCCCCAGGCTGAGGTGGCGTTCCCAAAGACCCCATTCTTTGAGGGTTCCGAGTTGCCATGCCGGTTCGAAGGTGAGGTGTACAACTGCGTCGTCCGTGGAACAATTCCCAAGGAGGTTGATGGCACCTACTATCGCTGCATGCCGGATGCTCTATGGGCGCCACAGTATGAGGACGATGTGTTCATCAACGGGGACGGTGCGATCGATGCAATCCGAATCCACGATGGACACGCCGATTTCAAACAAAAGTATGTCCGGACCTCCAAGTTTGTTATTGAAAGAGCCGCGCGCCAGGCGGTGTTTGGGAAATACCGAAATCGCTACACCGATGACCCGCGCGTGAAGCATGAGATTCATTCCACCGCCAACACGCATATCATCTTTTTTGAAAAGCAGCTGTTGGCGTTGAAGGAAGACTCGCCGCCATACGCCATGGACCCCGATACCCTTGAGACGAAAG GAGCCTATGATTTCCACGGGCAGTACACGGCCCCGACCTTTACGGCTCACCCGAAGATTGACGCCAGCAACGGGGAGATGATGACCATGGGGTATGAGGCAAAGGGCGATGGCACAACCGACGTTGCCTACTACCTCTTCAGTAAGGAAGGTAAAAAGCTTGAAGAATGTTGGTTCAAGGGTCCGTATATCGGTATGATGCATGACATGGCAGCAACCGACAAGTGGGtggtcttcaccatcccaccTCTGCAAGCCCAGTCTCTGGAAAGTCTCAAGGCTGGCTCGAAGCATTTTGCTTGGGCTGAAGACAAGCCATTGACTTTTGGTATTCTCCCCCGTTACAACCCCAAGCCGGAAGATATTAGATGGTTCACCTATAAGAATGCGTTCTATGGTCACACTGGGAATGCCTTTGACGGAGACGATGGGTGCGTTTATCTTGATGCGCCACTCACCTATTTCAATAAG TTTTGGTTCTTCCCTCCAGTCGGTCAAGACCCAATGACGGCGCCAAGCGGAAAGCCCCCCGGCAGAGATCAATTGCAGAGCCACTATGTTCGTTGGAGGTTCGATCCTAACGCGACCGATCCCCGCGTGGAGCCTGTGGAACTGGTAAACGCCGATGGGGAGATGCCCAAGGTTGACGACCGTTTCGCTGGAAAGCCCTACAATACTCTCTTCCTCGCGATGCACGATCCTACAAAGGAGAACGGTCCCGTCGGAGGCATCTATAATGCCATTGCGAAATGCGACGTCAACACCGGGAAACTGGTTCATTGGTCCGCTGGAGACCACACTGCAATCCATGAAGTTGCATTTATTCCTCGGACGCCAGATT CCCCCGAAGCCGACGGCTTCCTTGTCACCATCGCCAATCGACGTGATACCAAGCTGTCTTGTATCTTGATTCTGGATGCCCAGAAGCTGGCTGAAGGTCCTCTTGCAATTATCGAACTGCCGTTTCGCCTTCGAAATGGAATCCACGGAAGCTGGGTGCCTTCCACAGAACTGCCTAGTGACAATGACTTGTGCGATATGTCTGGGGTTACCGACAAGATTCGCCGCGCGTACGCAGGTAAGCCGGTCAGCTTCCCCAAGTTCAAGGCTTAG